TCTGCGCGAGATGATGGCGATCATGCCCCACCACAAGGGCACCGACAAGATCCGCGCCGAGCTGAACCGCAAGCTCAGCGCGCTCCAGGCCCAGATCGAGCAGGCGAAGAAGGGCGGCAAGGGCAAGGGGCACAATCCCTACTTCCTGCCCCACGGCGACTCGCCGCAGGTGCTGCTCGTCGGCGCTCCGAATGCCGGCAAGAGCAGCCTGCTCGGCGCGCTCACCGCCGCCGAGCCCGAGATCGCGGCCTATCCCTTCACAACGGTGCTGCCCCAGCCCGGCGTCATGCGCTGGGAAGACGTCGCCATCGAGCTGGTGGACACGCCGCCGGTGCAGGGGCCCCCGCTCGAGTCCTGGGTGCTCGACCAGGCGCGCGCCGCCGATCTCATCCTCCTGCTCGCCGATCTCGCCGCGCCCGACTGCTGCGAGAGGGTCGAGGCCATCGATGCCGGCTTCGAGGAGCGCGGGCTGCGTCTCGTCGATCGCGTGGACACGCGCGATCCGCTGCGCGCACAGAACGAACGCGCCACTCTGCTCGTGGCGACCAAGGCCGACCATCCCGACGCGCCGGTCAACCTCGATTTCCTGACCGAGCTGATCGGCGGCCGCTGGCCGCGCGTGCTGATCTCCGTCACCGAGAACCAGGGCCTGGACA
This DNA window, taken from bacterium, encodes the following:
- a CDS encoding TGS domain-containing protein; translation: MRSCAPSVRRLTPSTSTSRLRRGAGDGRLLRAGGPVPTNLPPHYHKAEDRFKAAREPEEKIAHLREMMAIMPHHKGTDKIRAELNRKLSALQAQIEQAKKGGKGKGHNPYFLPHGDSPQVLLVGAPNAGKSSLLGALTAAEPEIAAYPFTTVLPQPGVMRWEDVAIELVDTPPVQGPPLESWVLDQARAADLILLLADLAAPDCCERVEAIDAGFEERGLRLVDRVDTRDPLRAQNERATLLVATKADHPDAPVNLDFLTELIGGRWPRVLISVTENQGLDNFAHTVFTALQLARVYTKIPGKPLAKDSPYLLPLGSTVIDVAAKVHREFVERFSSARLWGSGKFDGQTVDRAHPVADGDILEF